The genomic region TAGCCTTGGAGAGGAGGAGTTGGTGTTTCCCCCATACAACGCTGAACAACTGGAGGATATCCTCAAGAAGAGGGCAGTCCTGGCCTTCAGGGAGGGAGTGGTATCGGAGTCCATCATCAAGTTATGCGCAGCCATAGCTGCCAGGGATCACGGAGATGCCAGGAGGGCCCTAGATTTGCTTAGGGTTGCCGGGGAGATCACGGAAAGGGAGAGGAAAAACCAGGTAGGCGAGGAAGAAGTTGAGAAGGCCAGGGTAGAGATAGAGAGGGATCGCGTGTATGAGGTAATCGCGACCTTACCCTTCCACTCTAAGCTGGTCCTGTTATCCATCATTAAGGGTCTAACCAAAAATACCAGGCTTACCACGGGGGAAATTTACGACCTTTACAGGAACATTGCCACCTCGATGGGATCCGAATTTGTGACCCAGAGGAGGGCAAGTGACATAATAAACGAACTGGACATGATGGGGATAATCTCAGCTAGGGTGGTGAACAGGGGAAGATATGGTAAGACAAAGGAAGTTGTTCTGGCAGTCGACTCCGGAATAGTCCTGAAAGCCCTCCTGGAGAGTGACGAAAGGTTTGCTGATTTCTGGAGTGGATGATGGATATTTTCCCTTGAGATATAAGGGTCAGAGGGGTAAGGCTCCCCTCGTGGTTACTCTTTTTGACGGAATGAGACTTAAGGACTTGAGGATAGGCCTTATCACGGTAGATGGTAGAGATGCTAGAGACGTCTTCTCTCAAATTAACTGGGGAGTTATAACCATGTATGACGGGATAACTTTCGGTGGCTTCAACTACATTATTCCAGAGAGGAACTTCATCGTGGTATATGGGAATAAACCCAACCTAGAGGAAGTTGAGAAGGCCTTGAGGGCCCATTTTCAGGATGATAGAGGGAGGGAGATAATGGGCGTTCTTGAGAGGTTAACCAGGATTGAGACTAGGTGGGGCCCCCTATACCTCTATACTGACCTGGATCTAGCGGACGCGAGGAGGATCGTGGAGGGGTACCAAGTCATTTCCAAGTACCCGGAGCCCATAAGGTATGCCCACGTCATAGGAAGGGCTGTGGGCATGTGGAGAGAAAAATCCTAGCTGGCGTTATCGTACCCGTGTCACGAATCGTAGCAAGTCCTCTTCTGAAGAGACTTACCCATGCTTATCCTTTCCTCCCTTTCCTTAAGCCTCTCCTCCATGATCCTTCTCTCGTATTCTGAGGAGGGTTCCAGTTTCTGTATGGGCCTAGGTTTCCCATTCTCGTCGATGGAGACGAAGGAGAACACTGTCCTAGATACTAGCCTCCTGCTACCGGTGAAGTGATTTATGGCAAATATCTTGGCTCCCACATCCAGGGAAGTATTCCCCGTATATTCCACTGCTCCCTGAATTTCAAGTATATCACCTATCTTCACTGGAACAAGGAAGTCGGCCGAACCTGCACTCGCCGTGAAAGTGTTACCCTTAGAATACATCTTCGCGACTATGGCCAACGCCTCATCTAGCATCATGTACATTTTCCCTGCGTAAAGTATACCGTTTCCGAAACCGTGTTCTGGATATATGGTCCTTATGTAACTTCTTCCGAAGGTCATTCCAGGCAGGAGTTCAGACGTGTCCTCAGAGACCATTTTCTTCCTTTCCAGTCTTTTCACTCTTCTCTTCTCGGCTCCTTCATCGCCCTCTATCTTAACGGTGAGGGGTCTGGGTCTCCCGTTTTCATCCACGGCGACGTAACTCATTAACCCTATGGCACCCAACTCCTCTGTATTCCCCCTCTTGATACAACCAGTTACCTCAATTTCCACCGAACTTTTCCACGAGGCCTTGGCCTCAGCAGTAACTCTCAGAATGTCTCCCAATCTAGCTGGCTTGAAGAGGTAGAGGTAATCCACAGAAGCCAGGAGATAGTTTCCTTGGCTCACCGATGACATGAGAATGCCTGCAGTATCTATGAGCCAGCTCATGTAGATTCCGCCGTGAAGCGATCCGAAGTGGTTAGTGTGCCATGGGAATACGTTATAGTAAGTTTCTGTTCTATACGTGTACGTCACCTCTTATCAGTACCTACTATTTCTCTTAATCGTTCATCTCCCTTAATACTCTTTATGAAATCTGATACCTCTCCTGGAACTAAACTTTCCCACTTCTCTCCTGTTATCATATTCTTCCTGATTAGGGTGGAGTTGTACTTCTCCCTGTGGAATGAGGGGGGTATGAGGATCTCGCTTCCGGCTTCCTTAAACAGTCTTAGTACCAGTGGGTTCCTAGCTATAACCGCCTCAAACGACGGAACATACATCTTGACGTGATATGCCCACACGTTGTTCATGAGGATATCCGGTACTGGTATGAGATAGTACCTGTCTCCCGGTATTCCCTCGGCTTTCATGGCTCTCCTAATCATCTCAATTCTCTCCCCAGCCGTGAAGGGATTAGAGAGAGTGTGACTCTCTTGGGCGCTCCCAATTAGGATTATTAGCTCATCTAACCTCTCCAACCCCCACTTAACCACGCTTAGGTGGCCTAAGTGAAAGGGCTGAAATCTTCCAGGATAGATTCCTCTAAGCAGACATCATCACCTTCTTTTACATTAAGCACTACTGAAGCATCTGCCTTATTTAATCCTAATTCAAGGAACCCATATCCGTTTCGGTAAATTATGAGGTCGCTTCCCCCTTCCTGGAATGTTCTAGCCCCAATTCCGGTGAAGGTTCCATCCCTGGTTCTTATCTTAGCCTTTTCCCCAAGTTTGATCCTGACATTTCTCAGGGATAGGGCTACATTACCGAAGTGGTCAACGAAGAACACCTTGGAGCATATCATTCCGTTCTCTCTCCTACTCTCAAGATTTAACTTCACGAGATCAGTTTCGTCCACTCTCGTTCCCAAAGTCTCTATTGGAACTCCCCTACTCAACAACGCTGCGCTCACGGAGAAAATATCTCTCCCGTGAAATGTATTGGATATTTCCCTAGATAGATATATCCTTTCATTATCAATGCTGTGAACCTTGAGTATGCCGTCCTCCCTTATCGCAGGTAGGAGGACACCGTTATCGGGACCCACAAAGAAGTAGTTTCTGGTCCTCACGGCTAGGGGTCTCCTTCTAGTTCCTACCCCTGGATCTATCACCACAAGGAAGGTGGTGTATTTCCTAAAATACCTATAGGAAGTGTAGAGCTGATATGCCCCCGCAATCACGTTAAAATTTTTCGAGTTTGGTGAAATGTAGACTACATCAACATTCTTGTTAATTCGCCTTATTACGGCCTCCATTACACCGTTATAGTTGTCGGAGATCCCGAAATCAGTTAGAACTGCTAGCAAGCTTCTCGACCTTAAGCTCCAGGTAAGATTTCGTGATAACTTCACCACTTATTCCAAATCTAGATTTAAATTCCTTAAAGAAGTCGAGTAGCTTCTCCTCGTCGATGTCTATTCCCTCTATCTCAACGAAGTTACCCAAACCCTCCACTATGTCTATGCAGACGCTGAACTCCCCCTTCTTCAGCACATGGCGCGTTTTTCTCACGCTCTGTGCCTCCCTGTACCCCAGCTTCTCGAGAATCCTTATCATGCTATCCTTGTCGTCGAGGGAGACAGTTATTTCCTCCCTGGATTTGCTCCTGGAGCCCATCTTGGGGCCCTTGTAGGTAAGCTCTATTTTATCGTTCACAAGCCGTATCCTCAATGCCTCATCTGTCTTCCTAAAGTCCCTTGTATCTCCGTTGAGATAGATATCCTCTTGGGTTTCCTTGCCCACGTATACGTAGCCGTCCTGCAGTAGTTTTTCCATCAAGGATTGGGGGTCAACGTTGAGCTTCACTTTTATTTCACGTTCAATCACATCGGTCATATGAGTGAAATTGATTCCTATCTAAAAAATAATGATTCGCTCCTTTACACTTATCGTATCACTCCAGATATAAAAAGAATTGCTGAGAAGTATGGCTTCCTGGACTACATGGTTGAGAGGTACCTTGAATTTCTAGGAGAAGGGACAGAGGATTTCCTTTCCTCCTGTTCCGTGCCATTGACGAAATCCATAAGGTGCAATTCTCTAAAGATAGATTGCGGGAAGCTGGAGAAGCGGTTAACTGATAAGGGCTTCTCGCTCAAAAGGATTGAGTGGAGCAGGTTTGGATACAGGGTGGAAAAGGTCCCACCTAGGCCTACTCTTGGGGCAACAGTGGAGTACATGAAGGGTTTCTATTACATTCAGGGAGAGGCTTCCATGATTCCTCCTGAGGTCCTATCACCCAAGGAGGGTGAGCTGGTTCTGGACATGGCTTCCTCCCCTGGAGGAAAGACCACCCACATGGCTCAGTTGATGAATAACAGGGGGACAATAGTGGCACTTGAGAAGAATCCCGCAAGATTAAGAAAAATAAGATCCAATATCTCTAGGTTGGGAGTATCCAATGTTGTGCTGTTGTGGATGGGTGGAGAGGATGTCCCAAAGCTAGGAATCGAGTTTGATAAGATATTGTTAGATGCACCTTGCTCGGGCGAGGGATTAATACCCCTGGATCCTTCCAGGAAAACCAAGACCAAACCGGAGGATCTGAAAAATTTTCAGCGAACTCAATTAACACTCCTTGCGTCTGGGTTTAAGGTACTTAAAAGAGGTGGATATATGGTTTACTCAACGTGTAGTATAGCCCCTGAAGAGGATGAGGTAATAGTTGATTTCGCAGTTAAGTACCTAGGCATGAGGGTTGAGAAGATACAGGGAATACCGGGAGAGAGGGGCTTAACTAGCTTCAAGGGTCTCTCCTTCTCTCCAGAACTCACCCAATGTCTTAGGATCTATCCTCATCTGCAACACATGGAGGGATTTTTCGTTTGCCTGCTGAGGAAAGAGTGAGAAAGGTTAATCCAGGTTTACTCGCTCACGTCCTTCACGAGTATGGATGTGACAAAATCCCCGTAAAGCTGGACCTCTATGAGATACGGAATGTAATCTACGGTACTACGGTAAATCCAGGGGTAATAGACATGTTGAATGGAAATCTTGTTGAGATGATTGGTGTTCCCCTTCTCCTGAAAAAGAGAACTGGGATGGTCCCCCTCCTACCCCTCGGTGATTACATGGTTAAGTCCTGTTCCCACAAGGTTATCTTGCCAGACAAAATAATTGAGAAAGTACTCTACGGAAAGCCTGTGATCGTTGAGGAGGTATATAATTTCAGAAGGGCTTTGCTGGTCGATGGGTACAACGATTTCGTGGCCTTCGTCACTCTCAGGAGGAGGAACAGGGGTACTGAGATAATACCGGTTCTAGATATAGGATGGTATTTAAGGGGCGGGGGCTAATAATAGGCAAATATTTATTGTTAGACACACGTCTATTAACTTTAGAAAAGGTGAAGTGGTGGAAAAATGGCAGACCAAGTAGAGGAGAAGAAAAGGATCAAGACAGTCAAGGATCTATCGGGCGTAGGCCAGGCAGTACTTAATAAGCTCACGGAGGCCGGTTACTCAACCCTAGAATCCATAGCGGTGGCATCTCCACAGGATTTGAGTACCGCTGCTGGAATACCCATAACCACAGCTCAACGCATTATCAAGGAAGCTAGGGATGCCCTTGATATTAGGTTCAAGACTGCCCTAGAGATAGAACAGGAGAGAGCGAGTGTTAAGAAAATAACTACCGGAAGCCAGGCCCTAGATGGCCTTCTAGGAGGAGGTATAGAAACAAGGACCATGACAGAGCTATTTGGCGAATTCGGTTCGGGCAAGACTCAGATATGCCATCAGGTTTCCGTTAACGTTCAGCTTCCCCCAGAAAGGGGTGGACTTTCCGGCAAGGCGTTATACATAGATACTGAGGGTACCTTTAGGACTGAGAGAATAAAGGCGATGGCATCTGCGCTAGGCCTTGAGCCCAAGGAGGTTCTTCAGAACATCATGAGTATAAGGGCCATAAACACCGATCACCAAATTGCCATAGTTGAGGAACTGCAGGATATAATAGCAAAAGACAACTCCATTAAACTAGTGGTAGTTGACTCTATAACGTCTCATTTCAGGGCAGAGTATTCAGGGAGAGAGAACCTGGCGGTTAGGCAACAGAAGTTGAACAGGCACCTGCACCAGCTTGTGAGACTGGCCGAGATATATGACTTGGCAGTAATAGTTACTAACCAAGTTATGGCTAGGCCAGATATGTTCTACGGAGATCCAACGGTTGCTGTGGGTGGCCATACCCTATATCACGTTCCAGGGATAAGGGTTCAGATAAAGAAGAGTAGGGGCAATAGAAGGATTGCTAGGATGGTTGACGCACCTCATCTCCCAGAGGGAGAGGTAGTCTTTAGCATAACCAACACGGGTATAAGGGACGCAGAGGAATAAAACTTCTTAATAATCCGCTTCCATAAAACACTCCATGGATCATTTGTGGGCGCCTTGGCGCTCTAAGTATATTATGGATGCCTCTAAGGGAAAACAGGAAAGTTGTCTTTTCTGTAGAGTTACAACCGAAAAGAGGGACCAGGAGAACTTAGTCGTGTGCAGGGGCAAGAAAGCTTTCGTCATACTCAATAAGTATCCCTACAACCCTGGTCATCTCATGATAGTCCCATATAGACATGTGCCTACGCTTGAACTTCTTGATCAAGAGGAGGGTTCAGAACTCATTGTATTAACCTCAAGGGCTGTGAAGGCGTTAAGAGACATCTATACTCCTGACGGTTTTAATGTTGGGATTAACATTGGTAGGGTAGCTGGAGCTGGAATAGAGCAACATATTCATGTTCACGTAGTGCCTAGATGGAATGGGGACTCAAATTTCATGCCGGTAATAGGCAATACAAAGGTTCTTCCAGAAACGCTAGAAGAGACGTATAAAAAGCTTAGTGATAAGTCAATATGTGGTGAAGAAGTCTTCGATCGCTGATTGATGAAGAGGGCAGGGTTTTACTGATGATGCGAAAAATTCTAGATGATATATTTAGGGCAAGGGAGAGAATATCTCCCTATATCCATGAGACGCCCGTGGACTATTCCACTACTTTTTCGAGAATGACTCAGTCCGAAGTTTATCTAAAACTGGAGAACCTACAGAAGACTGGCTCATTCAAGGTTAGAGGGGCCTTTAATAAGATCTTGGAAATGAAGGAAGAGGAAAGAAAGAGAGGCGTAATAGCCGTTTCTGCCGGCAATCACGCCCAGGGTGTAGCCTATGCTGCAATGACATTGGGTATAAAGTCCACCATTGTTATGCCAGAAACTGCCCCTATCTCCAAGTATAAGGCAACAAAAGGTTACGGCGCCGAGGTAATTCTATACGGGAAGTTCATCCACGAGAGCATGAAGAAGGCGGAGGAGTTGATACGGGAGAGGAACTTGACCCTTGTTCATCCATACGATGATCCGTTGATAATCGCTGGCCAAGGGACAGCTGGGCTTGAGATGGCAAAGGAGAAACCTGATGTCGTAATAGTACCCATTGGAGGTGGAGGGTTAATCTCTGGAGTTTCAGTTGCCCTAAAGGGGATTAACCCAAACACTAAGGTGATAGGAGTTCAATCTTTCGCCTCTCCTTCGTTAAAGATCTCAAAGGAACTTGGAAGGTTAACTGATATAGAGCCCTCCTATTCTATTGCGGACGGAATCCTGGTTAAGTCCCCTTCTTCCCTCACATTTGAAATCGTCTCAGAATATGTAGACGACATAGTTCTAGTGGATGATGACGAGATAGCCTGGGCTATGATGATGCTTCTGGAAAGGAGCAAGACGGTAGTAGAGCCTGCAGGAGCTGCTCCATTGGCAGCGCTACTTAGCGGTAAAGTTGAGGCTAGAGGGAAGAAAGTTATGGCACTCCTTAGCGGAGGTAATGTAGATCTGTCCCTTCTGGCGAGGATAATTGATAAGACATTGTATAAGACCAAGAGGATTGTTAAGGCAAGGGTAATAGTTCCGGACAAACCTGGCTATCTTAACAAGGTTCTTAATCACGTAGCCCAAATACGAGGAAATATAATTGACGTGGTTCACGATAGGGTAAGCAGTGATGTTTTGCCTGGTTACACAAAAATATATGTCATGTTTGAGGTCGCAGAACAAGAGGATCTAGGAAAATTCATAGTAAGCCTTCAAAATGAGAATATAGAGGTTAAACTCATAGAATAGGTTCTATTTCAACCCTCTCTTCATTCGAAATTCTTAATAACTAGAAGCTATGAGAACTCACTGGTTGATCCAGATGGAATTTACTATCTAGGGCCTAAGGGTAGTTTCTCCCACGAGGCTGCACTTAAAATTGAGGGAAATCATATAGAAGCCTCTTCAATATCTGAGATATTCGATAAGCTATCCACAAATGCGATTGGGGTTGTTCCGGTAGAAAACACACTAGAGGGGCCAGTTAATGAAACATTGGATAACCTATACACCAGAAAGGGAGTGTATGTGAACAAAAGGATAGACATGAAGATAGACCTAGTCTTAGCCTCAAGGCCTGACGTAGAACTGGAATCAGTGACTAAAGTTTACTCCCATAATCACGCAATACATGAGGCCAGAAACACCCTATCCAAACTCGGACTTACAAATTTCATTCCAGTGAACAGTACATCTAAGGCGGCTCAACTAGCCCTAGAGGATAAACAATCTGCGGCGATATGTTCTAGATTTGCGGCGAAGTTGTACGGGTTAAAAATTCTCAAGGAGAACATCCAGGATGGGGTTAATATAACTAGGTTCCTTGTGGTGTCCAGAGAACTGACGGAGGTTGGCGAGAGGACCATAGTGTTTTTCACAGTTCCCGACGTTCCAGGTTCACTATTCAAGGTCCTAGAGAAATTCTATTTGCATAACGTTAATCTGTCAATGATTTACTCTAGGCCAACCAAGATAATTCCATGGAATTACTATTTTTATCTGGAGTTTGAGGGAAGCATTTCCGAGGCAAAGAGAACAGGCCTTCTGGACGAGTTATCCAAGGTTACGCAGGAACTAAAAATAGTAGGAAGCTACACTACAATACCTGTCACATAACTATTCCGGGCTTTAAATTGTCAAGACTGTATAGGAGCATGTAGCTTTTAGCTCCGGTTATCCCCAAGGCCTTCATGGAGGCTTCCCTTATAACTGCCTTGCTCCTACCATGCAGCATGCAGTAGCACAGGTAATCCCAGGGCTTATTGCTTTCCCTTAACACCACGTGCGTGGCCTCGTTCAGATTTTCAGCTATCCTGTTACAGGATTCTTCGATATTATCAGTATTGATGAGTAACATAGCGTTCTCAGTAATTCCTACCTTTTCTCCATTTACTGTGGCTCCGTAATCCTTGATAACGTGCTTTGATCTTAATTCAGAAATCAAGTCCACGAGTTCCGCTTCTCTATACCCAAATCTCTCGGCAAGTGCCTTGAAAGGCCTCTCTACTATGGGAAGGGGATAGGACAAAGCCTTCAGGAATTCCATGTTTAGCCCTAGTTCATCAGCCGTGGGAATTTTCTCAGGTGTTTTCTCATTTTTGCTCCATGAGATCCCGCGTATTAAATCGTACTTTACACTTAATTTGAGATTCCTCTTGGAGAAAAGTATTACATAGTCTTCAGCTTTTACCTCCTCCATCAGATCCCTGACCCTCTTCTCTAAGGCTTCTTTCGATTCAGCCTTAAGGACGTACCAGACGTTATATCTTGGATGGTTCCTGATGAAGTTATGCGTGAGTTCCCTTATGTGAAGCGCTTCTCTCCTGAACTTATCCAGTTGATCTAGGGGTATGGATGCGGCAATTAACGCTCCTTCCATTCCCTTAGATCTAAAATTGACATACATTCCAACTCTTTTTATAATTTCAGAATCTATAAGATTCAGTGTTTCCTTGAGGACTAGGTCAGTTCTTAGATTCAGCTTGCCAGCTACTATATCGAAGGGTTTCTCATCGAGAGGGAAGTTGTATTGAAGTTCCATGAGAAGCTTAATCTGGGTATCGGCAAGATCCATGATTATATAGCAAGTTTACTGGATTAAAAACCCGTTATTTGTCTCTCAATAATCAATTCCCAGCTTATTCAGTATTCCTCTAGCTGCTAGAACCCCAGTCGCAGCGGCTATATTTATACCTCTAGAGAGACCAGCACCATCTCCTGCAGCATATAAGTTATCTACCACTGTTTCCATATTACTGTCGACAACTGCCTTCATGCTGTAATATTTTATCTCTGGAGCATAGAGGAGCGTATTGGACGAGTAAATCCCAGAGGCCATGTTGTCTAGCCTCTCTAGACCCTCAACCAGGTCTGCAACTACCCTGTAAGGCATACCCATGCTGATATCTCCAGGTGTCACGTCCTTAAGCGTAGGCTTAACCGTGGATCTCCCTATTCTCTCCCACGTGCTTCTCCTACCCTTCTCAAAATCTATAAGCCTCTGAAGGATTGGTTTTTCTCCACCTAGTCTAGTCATTAGTCTGGCCACGCTCTTTCCGTACTCAATAGTATCCTCTAGGGGATCCGATAGTTTTACAGTTGCGAGGAAGGCAAAGTTGGTATTTCTGCTTTTCTTATCCACATAAGTTTCGCCGTTAACACCTATGGTACCATCATCGTAAACTTCCTTCATAATGAATCCTCCTGGATTCACGCAGAAAGTTCTAACCTTGTCGTCATACTTCCTGGTGTACATGATAACCTTGGGATCCCAGACAGCGCTAGTTAGGTCTTCCATGATAAATGATTCCACCTCAACCCTAACACCTATATCTAGTGGCCCTGATACCATGTCCACACCAAGTCTCTTGGCCTGGTCATAGAACCACTTCGCGCCTGAACGACCTGGCGCAGCTAGCACTGTTTTGGCTTCTATCTCTCCCTTATTCGTCTTTAGGTTGAACATGTTTCCCTTCTTCTCGAGTTGGTAAACCTCCGTGAGCTCCGAGATTTTTACACCGTTTTTCTCCACATAGTTTGTCATCTCCTCTATTACAATAGGGCTCTTGTCAGTACCTATATGTCTCTGAACAATCGGAACAAATTCCGCACCAGCCTTAGCTGCCTTTCTCTGAACTTCCTTGACCCTCTCCTCATTGGGTCTAAATAATCTGTCCTTAGGAGCGCCAAACTTCACGAAAACCTCATCAATATAGTTGACCAGGTTTTGTGCCTTCTCCCAGCTCCTCATTATCTCGTGAAGTTCTCCGCCTATGTCGGGCCTAAGATTTATTATTCCACTGCTAAACGTACCTGCACCTCCAAGCCCGTAGTTTATATGACACGGAGTGCAGAAGGTACACTTTTCCTTGGGGGTTAGCAGAGGGCAACTCCTTCTAGACGCCCTAACTCCCTTGTCTAACAACAAGACCCTATATTCTCCGTTCTTAGGCATAGCGTTGGCTATCTCATATGCTGCGAACAGGCCAGCGGGACCTCCTCCTATAATTACCACGTCATACTCCATCTCAATCACCCATCTTCTCCTTTCGTAGATCTATGGTATCCAGGGCGTCCTCCCCGGTTCCAATGAGTGTAACTGGAACTCCAAGCTCATTTTCCACGTTCTCAACCCATCTCTTAGCTTCCCCTGGTAGTTTAGAGTATTCTCTGACCCCCTTGGCGTCCTTGAACAGGGCGTCCAGCTTTGTTATGGCAACCTGCGTGGCTGAATTTATTTGAATTGCCCTTTTAGCAAGAGTTAAGTTAAATGGAGCAGCTCTTCTCATTCTCCCAGTAACGGTTCCCCTTTCCACAAGACCCATCTCCTCCGCCTTCTCCTTGGGTAGTTCGTTCTCCAGGTAGCCTTCACCAACTCTGGTCACAAACGACTTGAATATTATGATAATTTGGTCCACGTATTTAGGCCCGACCCCAATTTCGCTTAAAACTCCTCCAGACGTAGTATTCCTGCTTGTTACGAAGGGATACTCCCCATGATAAAGACTCAAATAAGTTCCCTGAGTTCCCTCACCTAATACCCTTTCGCCCCTCTCAATGAACTCTAGCACACTCTCTGGCACATTTGAAATATATTTCTCAAGATCTTTAAAATCCTTAGCAAGTTTAAGTTTTCTAAGTACTCTTTTGGCCTCAGAGGTTCCTACACCCTGACCCGTACTACCTATCACTTTCATTAGATATTCGTCTTTTCTTTCCTCCTCTACTTCAGTTTGGGTGATAATCCCCACGTGTGGATCTATCATGAATCTATCCGTTGAGCCGGTTTCGTTTAATTCCTTCATTAGTTGCTCCACGCTTGTTAGTGCCCCTGGCCCCAGAGCTAGCTTAACCTTAGGATTAACGAAGGCAGAAGGTATTATCCTAATTTTCCATGTTTTACCTCCATATGACACCGTATGACCAGCATTTATGGATCCAGTCCTCACAGCTAGGGAATATCCGCCATTCAAACCTAGATAAGATGCTATTTTCCCCTTACCTTCGTCTC from Metallosphaera sedula DSM 5348 harbors:
- the cyaB gene encoding class IV adenylate cyclase is translated as MTDVIEREIKVKLNVDPQSLMEKLLQDGYVYVGKETQEDIYLNGDTRDFRKTDEALRIRLVNDKIELTYKGPKMGSRSKSREEITVSLDDKDSMIRILEKLGYREAQSVRKTRHVLKKGEFSVCIDIVEGLGNFVEIEGIDIDEEKLLDFFKEFKSRFGISGEVITKSYLELKVEKLASSSN
- a CDS encoding ORC1-type DNA replication protein, producing the protein MSDIIDEVLSSVKNSAIFKNREYLLPDYIPEELPHRENEIKKLASILVQLYRGERPSNIFIYGLTGTGKTAVTKYVLSNLQRKLNNFEYVYINARQTDTPYRILADIIEILGDKVPFTGLSTAELYRRMVKVLERSERVMIIVLDEIDALVKKHGDDILYKLTRVNYDVHKSKISIVGITNDVKFIDGLDPRVRSSLGEEELVFPPYNAEQLEDILKKRAVLAFREGVVSESIIKLCAAIAARDHGDARRALDLLRVAGEITERERKNQVGEEEVEKARVEIERDRVYEVIATLPFHSKLVLLSIIKGLTKNTRLTTGEIYDLYRNIATSMGSEFVTQRRASDIINELDMMGIISARVVNRGRYGKTKEVVLAVDSGIVLKALLESDERFADFWSG
- the radA gene encoding DNA repair and recombination protein RadA codes for the protein MADQVEEKKRIKTVKDLSGVGQAVLNKLTEAGYSTLESIAVASPQDLSTAAGIPITTAQRIIKEARDALDIRFKTALEIEQERASVKKITTGSQALDGLLGGGIETRTMTELFGEFGSGKTQICHQVSVNVQLPPERGGLSGKALYIDTEGTFRTERIKAMASALGLEPKEVLQNIMSIRAINTDHQIAIVEELQDIIAKDNSIKLVVVDSITSHFRAEYSGRENLAVRQQKLNRHLHQLVRLAEIYDLAVIVTNQVMARPDMFYGDPTVAVGGHTLYHVPGIRVQIKKSRGNRRIARMVDAPHLPEGEVVFSITNTGIRDAEE
- a CDS encoding SAM hydrolase/SAM-dependent halogenase family protein; its protein translation is MLAVLTDFGISDNYNGVMEAVIRRINKNVDVVYISPNSKNFNVIAGAYQLYTSYRYFRKYTTFLVVIDPGVGTRRRPLAVRTRNYFFVGPDNGVLLPAIREDGILKVHSIDNERIYLSREISNTFHGRDIFSVSAALLSRGVPIETLGTRVDETDLVKLNLESRRENGMICSKVFFVDHFGNVALSLRNVRIKLGEKAKIRTRDGTFTGIGARTFQEGGSDLIIYRNGYGFLELGLNKADASVVLNVKEGDDVCLEESILEDFSPFT
- a CDS encoding nicotinamide-nucleotide adenylyltransferase; this encodes MVKWGLERLDELIILIGSAQESHTLSNPFTAGERIEMIRRAMKAEGIPGDRYYLIPVPDILMNNVWAYHVKMYVPSFEAVIARNPLVLRLFKEAGSEILIPPSFHREKYNSTLIRKNMITGEKWESLVPGEVSDFIKSIKGDERLREIVGTDKR
- a CDS encoding HIT family protein yields the protein MDHLWAPWRSKYIMDASKGKQESCLFCRVTTEKRDQENLVVCRGKKAFVILNKYPYNPGHLMIVPYRHVPTLELLDQEEGSELIVLTSRAVKALRDIYTPDGFNVGINIGRVAGAGIEQHIHVHVVPRWNGDSNFMPVIGNTKVLPETLEETYKKLSDKSICGEEVFDR
- a CDS encoding prephenate dehydratase — its product is MYYLGPKGSFSHEAALKIEGNHIEASSISEIFDKLSTNAIGVVPVENTLEGPVNETLDNLYTRKGVYVNKRIDMKIDLVLASRPDVELESVTKVYSHNHAIHEARNTLSKLGLTNFIPVNSTSKAAQLALEDKQSAAICSRFAAKLYGLKILKENIQDGVNITRFLVVSRELTEVGERTIVFFTVPDVPGSLFKVLEKFYLHNVNLSMIYSRPTKIIPWNYYFYLEFEGSISEAKRTGLLDELSKVTQELKIVGSYTTIPVT
- a CDS encoding acyl-CoA thioesterase; protein product: MTYTYRTETYYNVFPWHTNHFGSLHGGIYMSWLIDTAGILMSSVSQGNYLLASVDYLYLFKPARLGDILRVTAEAKASWKSSVEIEVTGCIKRGNTEELGAIGLMSYVAVDENGRPRPLTVKIEGDEGAEKRRVKRLERKKMVSEDTSELLPGMTFGRSYIRTIYPEHGFGNGILYAGKMYMMLDEALAIVAKMYSKGNTFTASAGSADFLVPVKIGDILEIQGAVEYTGNTSLDVGAKIFAINHFTGSRRLVSRTVFSFVSIDENGKPRPIQKLEPSSEYERRIMEERLKEREERISMGKSLQKRTCYDS
- the ilvA gene encoding threonine ammonia-lyase; the protein is MMRKILDDIFRARERISPYIHETPVDYSTTFSRMTQSEVYLKLENLQKTGSFKVRGAFNKILEMKEEERKRGVIAVSAGNHAQGVAYAAMTLGIKSTIVMPETAPISKYKATKGYGAEVILYGKFIHESMKKAEELIRERNLTLVHPYDDPLIIAGQGTAGLEMAKEKPDVVIVPIGGGGLISGVSVALKGINPNTKVIGVQSFASPSLKISKELGRLTDIEPSYSIADGILVKSPSSLTFEIVSEYVDDIVLVDDDEIAWAMMMLLERSKTVVEPAGAAPLAALLSGKVEARGKKVMALLSGGNVDLSLLARIIDKTLYKTKRIVKARVIVPDKPGYLNKVLNHVAQIRGNIIDVVHDRVSSDVLPGYTKIYVMFEVAEQEDLGKFIVSLQNENIEVKLIE
- a CDS encoding endonuclease dU, with amino-acid sequence MDDGYFPLRYKGQRGKAPLVVTLFDGMRLKDLRIGLITVDGRDARDVFSQINWGVITMYDGITFGGFNYIIPERNFIVVYGNKPNLEEVEKALRAHFQDDRGREIMGVLERLTRIETRWGPLYLYTDLDLADARRIVEGYQVISKYPEPIRYAHVIGRAVGMWREKS
- a CDS encoding RsmB/NOP family class I SAM-dependent RNA methyltransferase; this encodes MSEIDSYLKNNDSLLYTYRITPDIKRIAEKYGFLDYMVERYLEFLGEGTEDFLSSCSVPLTKSIRCNSLKIDCGKLEKRLTDKGFSLKRIEWSRFGYRVEKVPPRPTLGATVEYMKGFYYIQGEASMIPPEVLSPKEGELVLDMASSPGGKTTHMAQLMNNRGTIVALEKNPARLRKIRSNISRLGVSNVVLLWMGGEDVPKLGIEFDKILLDAPCSGEGLIPLDPSRKTKTKPEDLKNFQRTQLTLLASGFKVLKRGGYMVYSTCSIAPEEDEVIVDFAVKYLGMRVEKIQGIPGERGLTSFKGLSFSPELTQCLRIYPHLQHMEGFFVCLLRKE